The DNA region gtagtcagcaccatcctaagcacacactacgcGAGAAGTCaatgcaaataagtgtatgattttcaggcttaaaagaagaaaagattacAAAATGTATGAAAAACGTTATTCCCTttaagttaggtgaccctcacccggtcatttagcccAACGGTATAAGCAGCTTCAAATGTTATTTGAGCCAAAAtgcgaaaaagaaagaaataaataatgatgagatcatagtcactaacagactattttgctatgaatgtgaaaggataacatgcttaatgtgattgcgcaagaatgaaaaaggataaaaaagAAGGTTTAATAAGGTAGGCTTAGGGATGACAACATGATTCggattggtttgtataggagggagacttatggttgcaaCATTGCGACTTTGTGTTCTAACGATACCCTTAGTATGGAAGTGAGTACCTGTTGATACAAATTTGAACCAAAGTAAAGtttatagactagaatgagtatcTGAATGCAACTGTATTTTCCACGAGTCTTGATAATGTATGCTGCAAATACTTTACAAAACCTTTTCATGTATGCggcatttgcttgaggacaagcaaaagtttaagtatgagggagtttgataacgcgaaaacgtatcGTATTTTTGGCCCTATATGCACTGCTTTTTGCTCGATTAATACTATTTATTACAtagtattttatgtttatttgcAAGTATTCATCGACTAAAAGGTTTCCCGCAAGAAAAATGtaaaatagcaaaaaggaaagaaaaaggcaagaaaagagaagaaaacGAGGCTTCCAATGGGATAATGGGCCACCAAAGCAATTGGGCTTGTGGTGCCCATTACCCAAAGGATGTGGTGTCCGCCACATTGGGCCAAAAGGAAGGTGGCGCTCACCACCAACCCTTGAAAAGTGGTGGGCGGTTACTACAAGAGTGGCACTTGCCACTCATCATGGAATTAGGGTTGTGGCAATCGCCACAACCGAGTCTCCCCACTTTTCCTACTTTTTCTCCATCCTTTTAACCACGGTTTCCACTACTCTTACTACAAATGAGGAATGTGAAAAGGATATAAAAAGAGGACCATTCAGACTCGCAactctctctctcttcttccagtttTTAGTTTACGCTTAATTATTTTTTCAGCActatttttcttttagttttctaggcagtttcttaccattgtaaaagtgatagtttctccacatcggggactattatggtttattatttttacgcatttgggattcaattgtaagGGGTATTCATTGCCAAAGCCTGCCGGAATGATTTAATCGAAGATTCAAGATTCAATTCCAATTCTTAAATTGCAATCCAGGTTCATTATTgtttactgttttatttatttatgccttactGTATGTTTAATTCCCTAATTGCCATGTCTGTCACTGGATCtatgtccggctaaacccttagggatcggtatgtaaagaccgtcaAAACTACGGGAttcaataaataattggtgttagtgtttataaaacttatttttccggttttagtttcctattttaatcaaactgtttttcgtacgagagtacaaaacaaactaaggttatgttcaataaaaacgagagtttgagattttaaccagatagtTGGAACTATGCATTAATCCTAAATAcaacgagagcgctttaggattaattagactttatctatattcaaaaagtacttttaaattcaaaataagACCACGGGAGCCAAacattctggtttaggagtatggtcggagtcaataaaacgagagtgtgaggctaagtcctttctataaataatttctaccgaagaatattttaaccaataagattacaccaactatctatcgaatccccgagGTTTGAGGTATCACATACCGATATCCCCTATATCTTATATCTTTGTCTTTATTCTATTatatagttatttctcttcatctctCCAATCTTAGAACAAACATTcgccttagatttacatagtaaccTCAGACCatgatacgttcgattattagtccttgtgggttcgacaatatttaaaactacgcgataggactgtgcacttgcagtcacgattcacaTAGACTTACCAAAGTCGCgatcagagagagagagagagagagagagagagagagagagagagagagagagagattcacATATTTCAAGTATTGCACCCCAAACCTCCCAAACATTTATTCTTACAAACATCCTTTCGTCGCACTCGAACAATATTAACCtcatcccccccccccctcaCACACACACATCCTTCTCACTCCCTTTGGACCTATCTTAAAGGAACCTCTTATCTAAAGGGATAATCTTAATCCCAAAATGAGATGGACGTCTTCATGAACGAAAGAAAGAAAACGGGGATGCTACCTAACATAAAATTCATGAAAACCACCATCCCACTTAAACTAACAAACATATTCCTCCACAAGGAAAACCTATTGGAGATCATCTTGATAATGAGGAGTATTCTCTTATTGGTGGTCAAAACATGTTCAATTACAGTATTATTTTGTGTCGACAAGAATCACAAAGTGTGACTAATTTTTATATTGTATCCATGGGGATTTTTGTTAATTTGACAAGACTGAAGATATATTACTTGTTATCATAAGTGTAACGAAACGTAAACGTAATGAGGGGTGTAAAGCATAATTTATTGGTTTATGTTATAAATACAAATGTAATATCCTATATTCTCTAAAATGCTCATTTCTTTATTAAGTGGAACAAATTTAGTAATTAGTGAGCTAAGAAATTATTGAttcttaatcaattattttaaTCTCAACTAGTTAGTAAGCAATGTCATTTTGGTAATTAAGGTGAGTGGCAATTTGGAGAATATGAGAATTTGGCAAGGGTGGAATGGTAAAAGCATAATTAAGTTCACTAAAGAACAAAAATACATTCTATATATCATTCCACTTCTCACGTTTTCATTCATTTTGTTCATTTGCTAGTAAAtaggagagagagagagagagagagagagagagagagagagagagagagagagagagagagagagagagagagagagacttgaagaataagaagaagaagaaggaaggcttgaatcaaagaagaagGAAGATGTTCCACTTCATTTCATCATTAattcaacatcatcttcctttCTAAGAGATGGGTTCTTAGTTAGTGTAGCTTGGGGGAAAATTACATGAAAATAGGGTTTCAAATTTTTGTGAAATCTTATTATGTCGTATGTGGTTATGTTAATCCATGATGTTGTGTTGCGTTGGTGTTGTATGTTGTGTTTTGTTGTTGTTTCTTGATGTTATGGCATGTGATTACATGAGTTTGTGTTGTCATGGTTAGAAATTAATGAGGTTAAGGAATGATGAAGACATAGCTATATACATGTTCTTGTATGGTGTTGAACTCATAGATTGAAATGCTTAAATATGTTAGACTATGACTTGATGTGTTTAGAATGGTTTAAGATTGAAGAAGTTGTGTTTAGAAGTGAGATTTTTCAAGGAATTGCATATATTAATCGATTGCCTTAAAGAACCAATCGATTGCCTTCATGAATGTATGAAGAAATCTGGAAATTTTCTAGATGATAATCGATTGTCACCCTACCCCTAATCGATTGTCATGTTGTTTTGAGTGAAAAACTCTTGGACAAAATGTTCAGAACAATCGATTATTCCCCAAGACAATCGATTATTCCCCAAGACAATCGATCATTTCCCCTATTTCATGCAAAATATCATTTATTTAATGATCTTACGCTATCATGGATGCTCTATAACTTATACAATGATATGTATGCATTGAATTCACAACAGTTGATAAATTTTCATGTGaattaatgtattttaaattaGGGTCTTATTTAGGTTAAAATGATTAGTAAGAATTAACTTGGGTTATTGAAATTCGGTTCCTCAGAGGACATATGTCGAACTCGATACTTCGATAATAAGTTCGACAAGATACACCAGAACCACTACATTAACAAGTAATAGATGATTAAGCAGATAAGTAATAAAGAATACAAtcaattgtttacccagttcggtgaaacTACACCTATGTTTGAGGGGTTGAGTCCATAACCCAAGAAAAGAAATTCACTATTAGTAGCTTAGTACATTCAGACTAACAAGTAACTACAAACCATGTGTTGTTTAATGCCTTTTCCTAACACTACccaatgactttctatttagagtcaccccctaaatatgagaacctaCTAACTTTCTTCTCTGTCACAAAACCAGTGGCAGGGGAAAATAACCACTAAACCCTAATGATCAACTTTAATTTTAACAAGATGAAATAATGTTGAAAATTACAACTAAACTAGACAAACTTTTTATgtcaagttactgaaacatagaggtgtaTATAACAATGTTGAatacaactcaactagacaaacaTTATATGacaagttactgaaacatagaggtgtacataGAGATTTTACATTAATCCTATTAGGGAATTAACGTGGAATACACGACACAAAACCTAACACTCTAGGATCTTCAATGGGAATGCTTGTTTTCCATTATAGGTTCAAACTCCTTATATAACAAAGTAGCTCTGGGATTTTCCCCTTGGATAATATCTTTGATTTTGTCCAGAATTAATGCAAAATATGTTGGATATTTGATTTTCTCCTTGAATATCTTCAACAAGATATAATTTGCTTTAATTTAAATTCAACTTTAAATCTTTATTTAATTCTGAATTAATCTTCATCCAAATGTCAAACAAATCACTTATTCATATTGTTaaatttttgttttgtttgtgtaaGATTTTATTGGGCTTTTTTTGTGCCTCGGACtgtaaaaaatatttatttatatcATTACCTTTTACATGCTTGTGCTTTTGGTTTCATAATATACTGTTTTTAATTGTAATTTTCAGCTGATGGAGAGCCAAGGAGCGTCAGGGTTCTATTTTGACCCCTGTAACTTATAGAATTTGTTCGCTATAAATAGTGATAAATAATATTTACTTAATGTGTAAATAACCTTAAGTTCTCCGTGAGGCCATGTTTGACTGCTTTATTCAGGATAGATGTAGCCATAATTGAAATGTCCTTATGTTGATAATATATTGGCCCGACTTGATGTGGAAAATCTTTATATTGCATTTATAACGTCGAAGTGTTTATCCAGCTTGGCACAACCATCCGTTGAATTCACAATTATGAGGCATAAAACCGTCTCGGAGCGGTTATTCTTTTGAATTACACATATAACAATTTCGCATGGAATTGGCTAGATGTTCCTATAATTTGAATCATATTTATAGTGATGGGGCATGAGCCCAAAATAAATGCAGTTATGCTTTGAATTACACTCTTCATCATAAAGGATCATTCCCTGGACAAGGGTAGAGAATCCTCGTCCATGCCCCTGACGTAAAGCTTGGATCGAGGTGAACGTCTCTGGGTTCCATCACTCATGTCCCTTGGATGGGCTAGATTCGAAAGGGGTGCGCCAGTTACGTAAAAGTACGTGTAATCATTGACTAAGGGGAATTGAGTACTACAGTCAGACATGCAAAACGTCTCCGACGACACCCTTGGGGGAATTGGTTGTTGTAGTTAGACATATCAAGCATCTCTAACAGCTCCCCTGCTGGTTGCAATCTTTAAGTATGCTCGACACTGTGGTATATTGATTGATGTAGTCAAACATGCAAAGCGTCTCTGACATCACCCTTGGGGGAATTGGTTCTTGTAGTCGAACGTGCAAAGCGTATTCGAAAGCTCCCATGGACTCTTTATTTCAGGTGTCAACTGTGTTGGTTATATCCCATTTCGCTATTACGCGTGTTCATACTTTTGTACCCTAAAGATGGAACAAGACAGAAAGCAGAGCAacaagaatatatatatatatatatatatatatatatatattatatatatatatatatatatatatatatatatatatatatatatatatatatatatatatatattatatatatatatatatatatatatatatatatatatatatatatatatatatatatatatatatatatatatatatatatgatttaCATTTAACAATTATATCTGTAATTACAACTAGGCAAGAAATTTACAAATACATTAATTAAATATTGAGGTCGACATAAGTATATATTAATCGCTCTCCCTCAGAGGTGTTGTAAGCCGACCTTTGATGGATGTGTCAGGGTTCTACTTCTTGTGGTCGAGGTGAATCGATGCCTCTGGACTCCGAGCTCTCTCAGGGATGTTCGGGCTACTTGGTTGTTTGACCGGGGATCGAAGGAATCCAGATGTTGAACTCGTGCTGGCAGACGAACTTTCAATGCTTTTCTGGCTTTGTTACATGTAGAATCTCCCGAACGATTATGCCCTGAGACACCCGTGGTAAATAGACTATCTTTCCTCTTCTTTATTTGCACCTTGACTGTGTTTATAGTTTGTCCTTTGGAATAGTGTCAGGGTGCCAGGGACTTCAAATGTTGATGGAGAGCCATGTGGCATTCACTTACTCCACCGACTTTGAATACCTGATTGTCTATCTGATAGCCCGAGTTTCCCTATACTCTAGAATGCCAATCACCTAGTAACTTCCTTATCATTCCACGATCCTAGACACCTTGTGACCGTCCGGGTCTGGCTCTGGTTGTTACGACGATGAAACATCTGACGTGGAGCTTTTACGATGATGAGACATCCGATTGGTCCAATCATGGTGACATTTGTGCAGAGACACATCTTGGATGTGATTTCTTTGTCTTTGCTCAAATTAGTGATGAATCCGAGCTCAAGTTTGAGAAGATCTATCTTAGGGTTTCTTCAATAGTTATAAATCCAGAACGTTGCTCGGGCGGAGGAGAAATGGAACTCGATCGATCCTAGCACCACGAACTTGAATATGAATTCAAGGAGATCTATCAACAAGCCTCAACAGAAGTTAAAGATCAAGATTCTTGGCTGGCTTGAGCTCAAGCAGAGCCTAACCAGTCAGAACATTGTATATGTGAGTCTAGATCTGAGGATATCTGTTGGCATCTTCTCACAGTGGTTTAAAATCGAGATGAATGATCAGTCAAAGTTGGATCAGATTTCGGTGGATCTGAACGCCGCAAATTTAAGATTTTGACTTCGTGAAACCTCGACTTTTTCTCTAAAGACGCTTTTGGATTCCAGATTTGAGAATTAGGCTTGACCTCGTGGAAATCGTAGGAAACAGAAGTCGACAAtaatatttttgatttttttaaaatattgttATAAACTTAAaataacatgataaattataatcGATTGATAATTTTTTATTAGAAATGCGGACAAATGGGTATGTACATGGATATTTTGGTACCCATAGAACGCTGATACATGTACAAACATAAGTGTCCACATGGGTGTTGGCTCATGAACAAAAAAATTTCAAATCGCAGGTATGTGTCAGGTATATTAGTACCCTACCTATTGTCATCCTTAGACTCAATGGAGCGGACAACATGAATGAGTTTGATTTTATTGGACATTTGACCGACACAAAACACATTAATTTAAAACACGACAAAtagataaaaataaaatattctATAAATATTACAAGTACAACGAACAAATAGAAATATAATTTAGTATTGAAAAAAATTCAGTTGGAAGAGGAGAGCTCTAGATATTAATCATGTAATCCAAAAAGAAAAATTGCCATTTGATTTTGTTAAAATTTAATTACACTAGATAAAAAAAATACTCAGCAAAACGAAAAATTCTAGAAAGTACTAACACTTTGATTATTTAGAACAACAAAGGAACAAGGAAACACTTAATAAAAAGTCTTCAAATGTTTCAAGcgaaataataataaaaaatcaaataGAATAGAACTAGaaaattgaacaaaagaaaaaTAAGAGAGACACGTAGAAAAAGGAAAGAGAGAATTGAAAAGCCAAAATCCCGCGCTCGCGCTTATTCCAAATTTTGAAAACCAGAAAACACTAATGGATTTGGAGGATGAAGAATGGGAACTCTGCTGCGACGATGGCTTGGTCTACAAGCGCAAACGCGGTCGATTCAATCCCCCGCCGGAGTCCTCCTCGGTGGCCGATGAGAAAAGGTTGGAGAACTTGCGGAGAGAACGGAAGAAACAGACCCTATTGAAGCTTAAATCGAAGTTCGAGAAGGAAATTGTTCATTGGGAAAATTTGTCGAACACCTTGCGGGCATTACGAATTTCATCTTCAACTCAGCTTCAACAACTGCAAGAGAAGCAGCAGATACAAGATCAAACCCCATCTCTTCCTTCCACTTCTTCCTCTCTCACTCAATCATCTCTCCTCGACGATCTTCTCTTCCAGGTAACTTGATAATCTCTTTCTTCCAAAAAAACTCAAAATAAGAATTGGGGGAATTACTAACTGGGTCTGAGATTTGCATTTTATACCTGCCTCATGTCTATTCCGTCTCTATGTTTCATATTATTCAAGAAATTATGAAAATTTAGGTTAATAAAAAAGTGGGTCTGGAATTTGCATTCTGAGAGTTGcgaaattataataaaaaaatccatttttgTGTCTGAGTTAGATTTAGGGTTTTTGAGTGATATATGTGAAAAGTAAGATGTATGCTGAAGCTCAATTTAATGAACTTATAATGGATTACATCAATTTTGTTGCTTTTAGTTTCAGCTGTAAACCTAGTT from Lathyrus oleraceus cultivar Zhongwan6 chromosome 1, CAAS_Psat_ZW6_1.0, whole genome shotgun sequence includes:
- the LOC127118903 gene encoding uncharacterized protein LOC127118903 yields the protein MDLEDEEWELCCDDGLVYKRKRGRFNPPPESSSVADEKRLENLRRERKKQTLLKLKSKFEKEIVHWENLSNTLRALRISSSTQLQQLQEKQQIQDQTPSLPSTSSSLTQSSLLDDLLFQVEAQEAIIHDISNLCDVAEAICFKQEQALFDLQIWSTPLDLMQVLSYED